From Hydra vulgaris chromosome 15, alternate assembly HydraT2T_AEP, one genomic window encodes:
- the LOC136092430 gene encoding uncharacterized protein LOC136092430, whose translation MSYGVSSRAAAALTTAAWIDAGLITEKDTQFIVDHKKIVRAQDNVMNELKNKTLKYIGNGNINCILFDSRKDVTKVKVEVEGSSRFFPGSIKEEHYTTCMEPVEWMIQHGVDKTFQALGGDSTNVNTGWEGGVIKFVELKLDKKLNWLICALHTNELPLRHLIVELDGKTLSNNKWSGDLGKLLDTVTDLEINKNFEMVTLAYGYRILTAIRSGVLPENLINLEIGRVSHSRWLTTANRFCRLWVSVHFLTEKNLRNLRLIIEFIVGVYFPCWFQIKVKHSWIDGPRHILFQLKQLKFQKKEVFGIVIKTVKRSAWFAFSECIIQTLLCSNNEEERKFGVQKILEIRGEGDDNTQFGDDSVRSRKTPCINTDADKLTNLIDWKDSLYEPLLTTSLTTHEIRNFFYQPMVVPDRPCHSQSIERCVKQVTEACSKTYSHEKREGYIRAQDVSRSFMSKNNSKFNLAGITNFK comes from the exons ATGTC ATACGGAGTTTCTTCTAGAGCTGCTGCGGCTTTGACTACAGCTGCCTGGATTGATGCTGGATTGATTACTGAGAAAGATACACAGTTTATTGTTgaccataaaaaaattgtaagagCTCAAGATAATGTAATGAAtgagttgaaaaataaaactttaaaatatataggcAATGGGAACattaattgtattttgtttgATAGTAGAAAAGACGTTACCAAAGTAAAGGTAGAAGTAGAAGGATCCAGTCGGTTTTTTCCTGGATCTATTAAAGAGGAACATTACACTACATGCATGGAACCAG TCGAATGGATGATTCAACATGGTGTTGACAAAACATTTCAAGCATTGGGAGGCGATTCTACAAATGTTAATACTGGATGGGAAGGAGGTGTCATAAAATTTGTCgaattaaaacttgataaaaagtTGAACTGGCTAATATGCGCTCTTCATACAAATGAACTACCCCTCAGACATCTAATAGTTGAATTAGATGGAAAAACACTTTCAAACAACAAATGGTCCGGTGATTTAGGAAAACTATTGGATACAGTTACAGATTTGGAAATAAACAAGAACTTTGAAATGGTAACTTTAG CTTACGGATACAGAATTTTAACAGCAATAAGATCTGGAGTTTTacctgaaaatttaataaaccttgaAATTGGTCGAGTTTCTCATTCAAGATGGCTTACTACTGCCAATCGTTTCTGTAGATTGTGGGTTTCAGttcattttttaacagaaaagaaCCTTAGAAACCTACGCTTAATTATTGAATTTATAGTTGGTGTTTATTTTCCTTGCTGGTTTCAAATTAAGGTAAAACATTCCTGGATAGATGGACCTAGGCATATTTTATTCCaattgaaacaattaaaatttcaaaaaaaagaagtttttggAATAGtgataaaaactgtaaaaagaTCTGCATGGTTTGCATTTAGTGAGTGCATTATTCAGACTCTTTTGTGTTCCAACAATGAAGAGGAACGAAAGTTCGGAGTGCAAAAGATACTAGAAATTAGAGGGGAAGGAGATGATAACACCCAGTTTGGAGATGATTCAGTAAGAAGTCGCAAAACACCATGCATAAATACTGATGCTGATAAATTAACCAATCTAATTGATTGGAAAGATTCATTATACGAACCACTTCTTACTACAAGCCTCACAACCCATGaaatcagaaattttttttaccagccTATGGTTGTTCCAGATCGGCCATGTCATTCACAATCCATCGAACGTTGTGTTAAGcag GTTACAGAGGCTTGTTCAAAAACATATTCGCATGAAAAGAGAGAAGGATATATAAGAGCACAAGACGTCAGCAGGAGTTTCATGAGCAAAAACAATTCTAAATTTAACTTAGCTGGAAttaccaattttaaataa